The DNA region ttaattattaaatcgtttGAATCATCTCCGTTTGAAAGATctctttgtgtatgtatgtgtgtgtatatatatatacatatatatgtatgtatatatatatacacttatattatataatcacagtcaaattttcaaataaacgaAAGTCTTGTCGAAATTGACAGTATTTCATAACGTAGGataatctataaaaaagaCGTGATAAAGAcgaaattaatagataaaataaatagttagCCTCATTtttaagtacatacatatatatatatatatatatatatatatatatatatatatgtatgtacttatacatatatatatctgatctAAGTAAATCGGTGAAGGAACGTTGTACTTTCTCTTGCTCAGgttaatatatatctctctctagattttagtctatatatatatatatatatatatatatatatatatatatatatatatatataaatatatataaaaaaagaaaaaaaactagtTATATATAAGATCCGAGAGAAAAGAGCTCTACTATAACGAGagaaataatgtattaatcTACTTcggaaaaagatatatatgtcatacgattgttattaaaatagcGCTTgcttttttcaaaatgatctATGCAAGTACAAGAGTCTATGCATTTATAATGGatcacaaaaaatatattgaaatattttaaaataaataataacttttccTAGACTGGCAAAGTTTTTAGAATGTTCCgatagagattaaaaaaaaagaaaattagtatACCATGAAactataaagaattaaataaacattttttttttgttatatcagCAATATGCaaaacaattgtttttttttttttttatctttaatgatCCACTTTGTTAAATctgaaaaagattatatatcatttatagcAAAAATTACTCGATTATTTTTGTGACccattgtatataaatatttatttgtgaaAATTCTTCCGAGCTGTAATTTACAGTAATAAATCAATCACTATTATGAAGTGAACATGCTTCGTAAAAATTTGTCAGTCAAcgatatatgtttttatataaacaatagaataataataataataataataataataataataataataataataataataataataataataataataataataataatatcgtttaagGTAATTTCGAGAATATATTgcgaaagattttatatacatacatacgtacatacagtTTTATCATCGGCCTCACTCATTCGATTGACTTTAAATCGAATCTTTCGCTACTGTATAAAATACTTACAGTAAAGTCTCCCGTATCGAAAAATCTATTATCCGAATTTCCATAATATTCGAACGTTGTACTATTTTAACAGAATGTCTAAAAAAGATGCCTATTTCTGTGTTATATTATGTGCTACACATTTATACTTTTCTCCGTTCAGTCGAACGAATTTTGATCATAACAATGTCTAGATTGTATCATAACAGAGTAAacaacttaaaaaaaattttttttttaattaaacaattattatttcataaaatacaaCAAAGAGTTCCGGCTCATTACCTCAGAGTTATCATAGTGATTTTATAAACGAATCTTTTGTACAAGGATTTATTGTCCATGATGAATATATTGCTTGATCAGACAAATCttcagattttatattttttgaatttctgcaatataaaaaacaaagtctatgtgtctatgtatatCGCAAAATTTGGAATACatctaaaagaaagaataaaaaatacttttactttaataaatgataagttTATTTTGCGAAAAGTTTTGCAAGGACTTAAATTCCGACAGAATGATGTATGAAATCCGCATAGAACATTTTTGCAGATATTCATAAAAACTTAAATTGTGATTCAAACTGTTTACTCTATTTACGATACATCTCCGTGATACTAAGATAACAGCGTACGTTATGACAATGGCAACTAATTAAATGCAAACGAATGATGTTTAACATAGGAAAAGTGTTCGTTACAGTTATTCATATACTTTTGTCTCCATATTGATTCAGATAATGGAGACTCTACtgtattacatttaaaattgaattatttacagAGAAAGTGTACGAGCATATAGATCGTCAATATGTGTTCAACGCATATTAATACATATGCcgtaaataatttacaatagtgtgttgtacatatatatacgtatatctttttatatgtatatctgatttaaatttctaatactTTTCTGACATAGACAGACAATGAACCAATGTATATTGCTCCGATGGCGAACGAAATTCTCGTTCACAATTTACCAAAGAAAATTACATGAGAATTCATTCgacaaaagaaattctttgacatttatataagtataaaacgTATACATACAGGGTgtcgccccccccccccctatattatatacaagtgaaaataagaaaaacaaacaaacaaatgttAAACGAAGGacagttaaaaatatatctcattttatgtttaattatgttatccGCATCAACTGTTACATTAATTGTATAACAAACATCATTCGATTATAtggataagataaatataatcgaactttctatatttttttacaatatgaagatcgaatatattttatgttacatttatataacataatctTTAACCCACTATAACGTCGTGTAtgtaatttacaaaattataaaaaataagtatacaaatgtatagaatttttttaaacttatttcatttattataaaattatttattataaaattatttgtcaGTTTTCATATATGGAATTTTTAAtggtttttttgtttttttttttccttttttttcaagtcTAAGTCatacttaatataatataataatgcttaaaatatttctttatttcgaacGCGAAAAAATATCCGATTATAGAGGGTTAACTTCATAACTGAACACGTTTATAAAGTCGcacatttttacatatatatatatatgtattattttttttgtttcttatttccatttgtagaataatataaaagaaaaaactcaaGAGAGACACCCCGCttgtgtataataatttataacgataatattacgagaaaaaagggatcgtaattataaacgagtagaaaaaaagagagacaaaaatattaatgaaaatctaTTCTAATTCCCAACAGgacttttttttccgtttacACAGATCCGCTTGACATTCCatcctaaataaaaaaaatatcgaatgcgattgacatacatttatatattattattttattatggtGCTACGCTCTCGATAAAATGCTATCATCTCTGTATTGCCATAAATTTTgcaaaaggaagaggaaagaaatgaaaggaaaaaaaaaaaaaacaaagaaaggggTAACAAACGCggacgagagaaaaggagagataaatatgataaaagatataaaaaaaaaaaaaaaaaaaaatacaaaaaatacaaaagttaaaaaaataaaaaaaaaatgacaacaaacaaacacaaaaaaaaagaacgaatcgatcgatcgcgtaTAGtaaggagtgagagagaaatatttgcgGTGAATACTGCCtttaaaattgattgattCGTTTATGATTTGACTGATacgaataaaacgatttattaaACACGGTAAAAATAAGATTCGAAAGATCaacttctcctcctccttctcctcctcctcccccccctggatataaaagaaaaaggataatgcTAGCtagataagtaaatatatacatacatatttatgtgtatataaattgaatatgtTTGCGGAATGTGTCGTGtcgttaaattaataagacgtacgtacatacattgcGTCTCGTCGATACCATATTGTATTCGTCCTTTTTGACGAGCtgatcaaaaaaaaggaagttgTATAAGGGAATTTACACAGGGAGAGTGTCGATGCAAGAGCAGCATCCACTgccttatttattttaccatataagtaataatacatCTTATTGTCATACACGTTATAGTAAGCGAaacgacaacaacaagaaaacaaaacaaaacaaaagattaaaaagaaaaacattaaataaataaaacagagtTTCGTAACATATTGCATTggcttttttctctctctctctctctctctctctctcttcttttcttttcttttctttttttttctattctttttcttttatttttttctcgctATTTAGAACCCTTTCTATATGTTCGTATGTCTTTAATCAACCTAGCCTCCTTTGTGTCAGAATGTCAATGATTAAAATTGTATCGTGAATACGTACCTAACTAATTAACGATGTTGTAAATTTTAGTAAAATAGTGCTCGTTCGaacacgtacgtatatatatatatatatatatatatatatatatatatatatatatatatatatatatacatatatatattaatcacgATGCATGTATACTTCAAAGTGCACGTTGTTCCTGATACGATATTTTGTTTACGTTattgaaatttgtaataataataataatagtaacaacaataataataataataataataataataataataataataataataataataatcataataatcataataataataataataataatatatgtgatATTTGTCCTagtacgagaaaaaaaagagagagagaagaagaagaagaagaggttcCTTTTCGTACACGAACTCAtcaatttttacgaatatGTTGGCTACAAaggatttttcaaatatcggTGGCTTGGACAAACATATTAGAATAGTGAAAGAGATGGTCCTCTTTCCACTTATGTACGGTGATGTTTATGCCAAGTTCAATTTGAAACCACCACGTGGTCTTTTGTTCTATGGTCCACCAGGTGAagttaattgataaaaaatattttaacgaataagatatacatacatgtatatcggCGGCGCggataagaaattaatatcaatttattcgatcaatattttcaatcaatattttcattgatttttattcatttaataggAACGGGCAAGACTTTGGTAGCAAGTGCATTGGCTTCGGAATGTAGTACCTCTGAACGCAAGGTCTCTTTCATATCACGAAAGGGATCAGATTGTTTGAGTAAATGGGTTGgtgaaagtgagaaaaagcttgaaaaaatttttaatatggtTAGAATAATACACGATATTATTAgtacgattaaattaatagatcGATAATTAAGATCAATCGATCCGTTAATGTAATCGTAACAGGCTCAACAAACGAAACCTTGTATCATCTTCTTCGACGAAGTTGATGGTTTAGCACCGATAAGAACAAGTCGTCAGGATTTCGTACATGCGAGCGTTGTTTCTACGCTATTGGCTCTGATGGATGGACTCGAGAACAATTCGGAGATTATAGTGATTGGTGCTACTAATAGAATCGACGCCATTGATCCAGCGCTAAGAAGACCAGGAAGATTCGATCGAgaactttattttcctttacctTCTTACTCTGCTAGGAAAGACATACTTTCGGTAACTCGACGCCTAACAAACAGatcttatttttgattatatgtatatatatatatatatatatatatatatatatatattttatgtacgcacatattataaataatatatcctaAGTGAGAtctttcgattaaatattaCGTCATCTTAGGTTCACATTAAAAGTTGGAAACATAAACCTCCTCAAAAGTTCCTCGCTTATTTGGCTTCGAGAACGGTAGGATATTGTGGTAGCGATTTGCAAGCTCTCTGCGCCGAAGCGGTCATGTGTTGCGTCCGAAGGCATTATCCGGAGATTTATACGTCTAAATCAAGACGCTACATAAATGAGCGTCACCTCAAGGTAAATTCTTCGGGGAGggtaaatttattcattcgaaAATTACGAGTGTTTCgaagtttcgaaaaaaaaaacaaaaaaacaaaaacacaaaacaaacaaacgaacgaaggtCGAGAAACAAGACTTTCTGAAGGCCCAGGAGAACATCGTTCCAGCGTCTCACAGAGTGGTCATAGCACCAGTGAAATCCTTATCGATCAGAATCCAACCACTTTTAAGAGATCACCTTTCCACCATTCAATCTCAGTTACAAATCCTTTGTCCAACGGGAATGTTGACATCGGATGATATGTAAGCTGTATATTCTTGTCGCATTATTCTTATCCTTTcgttctttgttatttttttctttctcctttcttcttctcattccGCATTCGCAGTGTCGGCAAAGCGAACTCAAGATCAACCGCCTGTCctagaatattattatgcGGTGAGGATGATTCACATACTCGCCATTTAGGTCCAGCTTTGCTTCATGAATTAGATCATTTACCTTGTCACGTATTGGACGTAACAACGCTTTTCGAAGAAACTGGTAGGGCTGCCGAAGAGACGATCATTCAGGTAATACTTGAAAGATCTTATTTAGGgattatctctttatttaggattgtttatctctttcttcattacatattataacgtataatatttatatagatacgtatatgtacgtattttatCCTTAATAGAAAGTGAAAGCAGCACGTCGTACTTTACCATCGTTGCTGTACATACCTGATATTTTATCATGGTGGAATCTAGTCGACGAAACAGCACGTGTAGTTTTTGCTTCCCTGATGAGAGATCTTGATAATACAGTCTATATGTTGATTCTTGCAACCGCTAATTCCTCTTACGAGAATTTACCTTCagaggtatatatacatatatatatatatatatatatatatatatatatatatatacacgatatcATATGTTAACAAAGATCAGTTGTCATTTaacgtttaaattaatttttcattatttcgtgGATTAATTTAGGTTAAAAATTCGTTCGATCAAAATCAGAATGAGGTGTTTAAAGTATCATTACCTGGCTTGCAAGAACgtcaatctttctttctacagCTCTTTTCAAATTCAACATCGGATGCTGTTTCTAGCAGATCCTCGCAAGGTAGATATCATTCCCcaaattatattcttgttattcaATCTtttaactctctctttctctctctctattttttagattttttgttatttatgattttttattttgttatttttatgaaaaaattcttgtaatataatagattttatacaaattatggATCCGAAGAAAACGAAGGTCGAACAtgggaaaaaattaaaaatggacTCACTAAAAGATTTCAATGGACAACGTGGACGCCGTAAGagattcgattaatatttttttttttaacatttgtttttttttaagtgtGGCAatgaattaacaaaaaaaataaaaaaataaaaattatgtcgTACGACAGATCACACGGTGGATGGATCTACGACAAAAAAGTCAAAACCGCGGAACAAACTTGCTGCTGTTCGATCCACTCAATCGGCGACCAGATCAAGTAAAGAATTAACTTCATTTACAGGCAACTTTACAGAcaacaaaattctttttatatatgtatattaattttcccTATGCTTTAATATTctgcaattaaatttttaaatttttatatattgggTTGGTTTAATAATAGTGAGTAATGTCGGTGAAAAGAACATTTctagtattttataatacataaaataaataaataaatatatatatacataaaaactACTTACTGACCAACCcaatactattatattattacatatgaacaatatattatattatattgtttatttagatataaaatatagaaaattttgatatcGCTCATTAGCCAATCAAATCTGATAGATTcataaatgatttctttaatttattatttttttttctaagttaATATTAAGAGAGAATGTAGTGCATCAGGAGAAGGGCCAGCACCGAAACGCTCTAGAATGTCACGTACGCCTTCTAATATCTCAAGTGCTGAGGGTGTAATGGATCCCCAACTACAAGGATTATTCCAGAGGATCATCGAATCAACGGAGAACTGGACAAGTAATCAGTTGGAAAATTTATACGGCTCGTTGGAACATattttggaaagaaaaaacgagaatgaTAATATGTCGAACATTATTCAAAATTGTCTT from Vespa velutina chromosome 3, iVesVel2.1, whole genome shotgun sequence includes:
- the LOC124948148 gene encoding uncharacterized protein LOC124948148, which gives rise to MRDLDNTVYMLILATANSSYENLPSEVKNSFDQNQNEVFKVSLPGLQERQSFFLQLFSNSTSDAVSSRSSQDFIQIMDPKKTKVEHGKKLKMDSLKDFNGQRGRHHTVDGSTTKKSKPRNKLAAVRSTQSATRSINIKRECSASGEGPAPKRSRMSRTPSNISSAEGVMDPQLQGLFQRIIESTENWTSNQLENLYGSLEHILERKNENDNMSNIIQNCLLILEESKKRKIFFDYEDD